One genomic segment of Lytechinus pictus isolate F3 Inbred chromosome 18, Lp3.0, whole genome shotgun sequence includes these proteins:
- the LOC129282276 gene encoding cGMP-dependent protein kinase 1-like has product MGPGKVFGELAILYNCTRTATVKAVTNTKLWAIDRPCFQAIMMKTSLVRQADYVELIRRVPTFHLLPDETLNKIVDVVDETYFDEGDYIVRQGATGDTMYIISKGKCQVMQKTMSGQIKNTKLLEKGDFFGQSALEGDEIIREATVIAADSTGVVCLALDREAFLQVAGGLDSVIKNKLEDNAKSRIESEFANLQLSDVHIVATLGVGGFGRVELVRIDGCNQTYAWKQLKKRHIVETRQQEHIMSEKRIMLEARCDFIVRLYCTFKDNKYLYMLLEACLGGELWTILRDKGSFDDGTTRFYTACVTEALSYLHAKGIVYRDLKPENILLDTKGYGKLVDFGFAKRIGHGRKTWTFCGTPEYVAPEIILNRGHDFSADYWSLGILMFELLTGSPPFTGSDPMKTYNIILKGIDMIEFPRKITRNAANMIKRLCKDNPTERLGYQKSGLKDIQKHKWFDGFNWEGLRKRSLTPPIVPKVRSISDTSNFDDYPPDNEPPPEDDTSGWDKDF; this is encoded by the exons CTGTAACCAACACAAAGCTATGGGCTATAGATAGACCGTGCTTCCAGGCCATCATGATGAAGACGAGTTTAGTTAGACAAGCAGACTACGTCGAGTTGATACGAAG ggtaCCAACCTTCCACCTTCTACCTGATGAAACGCTCAACAAAATAGTAGATGTTGTAGATGAG ACTTACTTTGATGAAGGTGATTACATCGTTAGGCAAGGTGCAACAGGGGATACTATGTACATCATCAGTAAAGGAAAG TGTCAAGTTATGCAGAAGACAATGTCTGGTCAAATTAAGAACACGAAGCTGCTAGAAAAGGGGGACTTCTTCGGGCAGTCAGCATTAGAAGG tGATGAAATTATCAGAGAAGCAACAGTAATAGCAGCAGACTCCACTGGTGTCGTTTGCCTTGCATTAGACAGGGA AGCCTTCCTTCAAGTAGCAGGTGGTCTAGACTCAGTCATCAAGAACAAATTAGAAGATAACGCCAAGAGTAG AATCGAGTCTGAATTTGCTAATCTTCAACTTAGTGATGTTCATATAGTAGCAACTTTAGGAGTTGGTGGCTTTGGCCGTGTAGAACTG gTGAGGATAGATGGCTGTAATCAGACATATGCCTGGAAGCAACTAAAGAAGAGACATATTGTAGAAACAAGACAACAAGAACACATCATGTCAGAAAAGAGAATTATGCTAGAAGCAAGATGTGATTTCATTGTCAG acTCTATTGTACTTTCAAAGATAATAAATATCTGTATATGCTGCTAGAAGCTTGTCTTGGTGGGGAGCTTTGGACCATACTCAGGGATAA AGGGTCCTTTGATGATGGTACGACACGCTTCTACACAGCGTGTGTGACAGAGGCTCTTTCGTATCTCCACGCCAAGGGCATCGTCTACAGAGATCTCAAACCGGAGAATATTCTACTAGACACCAAAGGATATGGAAAACTA GTCGACTTTGGGTTTGCTAAGAGGATAGGACACGGAAGGAAAACCTGGACATTCTGTGGCACACCAGAGTATGTCGCTCCAGAAATCATCCTTAACAGGGGTCATGACTTttcagctgactactggtcgcTGGGAATCCTCATGTTTGAGCTTCTCACCGGCAG CCCTCCCTTCACCGGATCGGACCCCATGAAGACATACAACATCATCCTAAAGGGAATAGACATGATTGAGTTCCCAAGGAAGATAACACGTAATGCTGCAAACATGATTAAGAGACTATGCAAAGACAATCCTACAGAGAGACTAGGGTACCAGAAGAGTGGCCTCAAGGACATCCAGAAACACAA ATGGTTTGATGGCTTCAACTGGGAAGGTCTAAGGAAAAGAAGTCTAACGCCCCCTATTGTTCCTAAG GTGCGGTCAATATCAGACACTTCAAACTTTGACGATTATCCTCCGGACAACGAACCACCACCCGAGGACGATACGTCGGGTTGGGACAAAGACTTCTGA